From the genome of Homalodisca vitripennis isolate AUS2020 chromosome 8, UT_GWSS_2.1, whole genome shotgun sequence, one region includes:
- the LOC124367747 gene encoding protein takeout-like, producing the protein MWAALSILCVVSAVVAEIPTAPCHTKSPDFDQCLLKSFRENLPKMSKSGVSEVGLPPLDPMYVPQLLITYNSTDIQAKSSVKNSFTHGLRNVQILDIRTNLEDPEKLVIEGDIFLPKVLVEGTYKTEGSLGNFPITGKGIYNISMTNVSATLRAEGHLVTLAGKQHLKVHKVGLRPEVGGMKVYASNLIHNNKELSTLALNVVNQFWRLFYQEMLPYAEQGFDEVLRGVINKYTLQVPYDQMWIVD; encoded by the exons ATGTGGGCAGCGCTGTCGATCCTGTGTGTGGTGAGCGCCGTCGTCGCCGAAATCCCTACAG CACCATGCCACACAAAGTCTCCAGATTTCGACCAATGCCTGTTGAAAAGCTTCAGAGAAAACTTGCCAAAGATGAGtaaat CTGGAGTGAGCGAGGTGGGTCTTCCACCCCTGGACCCGATGTACGTCCCTCAACTGCTCATCACCTACAACAGCACCGATATCCAGGCCAAGTCCAGCGTCAAGAACAGCTTCACCCACGGTCTGCGGAATGTTCAGATTCTCGACATAAG GACTAACCTGGAAGACCCTGAGAAGCTAGTGATCGAGGGCGACATTTTTCTGCCCAAGGTTCTCGTTGAAGGAACATACAAGACGGAAGGCTCTCTGGGAAACTTCCCTATCACCGGAAAAGGAATCTACAACATCAGCATGA CGAATGTGAGCGCAACGCTGCGAGCTGAAGGTCATCTGGTGACCTTGGCCGGCAAACAGCACCTCAAGGTGCACAAGGTTGGTTTGAGGCCGGAGGTCGGCGGCATGAAAGTGTACGCGTCCAACCTCATCCACAACAACAAAGAGCTAA GTACTCTTGCATTGAACGTAGTGAACCAGTTCTGGAGGCTGTTTTACCAGGAGATGCTGCCTTACGCTGAACAAGGATTTGACGAGGTCCTTAGAGGAGTGATCAACAAATACACCCTCCAAGTGCCTTACGACCAGATGTGGATAGTGGATTGA
- the LOC124367153 gene encoding dynein axonemal light chain 1-like, whose product MAKPTTIKDAIKKFEEKYKVNSAEAREVNLQFQWLPIEKMDNSLGALVRCEKLSLSTNMIEKIAGLGGLRNLKILSLGRNYIKAFSGLEPVGETLEELWISYNLIEKMKGVGVLRKLKVLYMSNNLVKDWAEFNKLQECPSLIDLLFVGNPLCDTGDEAAWRAEAIKRLPNLKKLDGEPVITEIV is encoded by the coding sequence ATGGCTAAACCGACAACAATTAAAGATGCCATCAAGAAGTTTGAAGAAAAGTACAAAGTCAATTCAGCCGAAGCACGGGAGGTCAACTTGCAGTTTCAGTGGTTACCGATTGAAAAAATGGACAATTCCCTGGGAGCGTTGGTGAGATGTGAAAAGTTATCTCTTTCGACGAACATGATTGAGAAGATCGCCGGGCTGGGTGGGTTAAGGAATCTGAAAATACTGTCACTCGGTAGAAATTACATAAAAGCATTTTCAGGACTTGAGCCCGTCGGTGAGACGTTGGAGGAGTTGTGGATATCTTATAACTTGATAGAGAAGATGAAAGGAGTTGGTGTTTTGAGAAAATTGAAAGTGCTGTACATGTCCAACAACCTCGTTAAGGATTGGGCGGAGTTCAACAAGCTGCAAGAGTGCCCTTCGTTGATCGACTTGCTATTTGTCGGCAATCCCTTGTGCGACACTGGCGACGAAGCAGCTTGGAGAGCGGAGGCTATCAAGCGACTTCCTAACCTCAAAAAACTCGATGGAGAACCGGTCATAACGGAAATAGTGTAA